A section of the Streptomyces sp. SCL15-4 genome encodes:
- a CDS encoding caspase family protein, translating to MTAGRRRALLIAVPGYPQLERVEELKDHFPALPFTVQDVATLRATLLRSGYPPEHVTVLDDEDTTGEGGVRDELGRFLNSLEDGDTGLVYFSGHGVRFGETDYLVPSDIRAGWGRAGERTLGPHGLIEIAPDDLLAPLRSSATVLLCLDACRSSGDVPPPAFDAITIGRHWDNVALLSACAPGEEALGHTDTGSLLATALSETLAPESPARTFGQVIARVERRAEEIAANYTHRRPPTVDARWLGRDRTGGAHADVPLCEAVESAGPWTDAVLSSGLWERTDGTTAARRGRAKEHLSQVVQKTIAIRARREPEADPWDDPLVPRRLIERLDQLVEAAGARLSLVETVVLLGAPFLREAALSCGLAALRTLYGDGPDDPAPAHDLPEDGFLAHLDRDMGDVRRAHRQTEATRRTLLRRGHKADARSAEYWLRHRFLADWDLLWEQRQDAELDSLRAATDLLVRAAESAAGLTLSADERGVLRRAVVHVVSQLGTGAPADTVAPDGTPWDTDLCAYLCGEADRWSWRPRELATLLPLAGLLAIDPRRLDGVLVDHLGPREPTQVRPEGVKAEIAANDGFQPATGPWPPGSGTPRPAPGTVWRLVFKCGSAALYTALDRLATRIAAVSDSIRRTQGTLRHGDLLHGLPQLVKTEGLLPRQRGFDKPPPRFRLAEDEVKPLIMGTQLYGDRMLAVRELYQNALDACRVRQARRRYTEHDPRAVGRTEREQLAGCHIVFTQGTDPDTGRTYIQCEDNGVGMTAEELRDLFAQAGRRSEQSAARMREIRRWRRRGITTELNSRFGIGVFSYFMLAEEVEVTTRPVDMTGGLPLDGHRASVTAGSGLMHLSREQGALLGGGTRVRLYLHDDPEETDEGRPSLIAALREFLWVSPVRVTATEYGGDPAQWRPGELYGDSSVPGARIAATEGVWWVRGKGMLLADGLLVSRTERPEGYVVNLRGRHRPELSVDRNRFLGYDERRVEEDLKEAVPELVRSAWQPFPLDWLWDLANSWPRLAQDVLAGLMAKDVRVAVPQRRIDRAGGRSVVALRDVGCLPSDADIVEEEFEITTLDAYFFEAWRCSVLGADRQVEPFPTPPGLPRPEPLDAALFGDVPGGSFGEPLHAAANTGCSLREATRRLRRYAVVGVRVPEAADIRALAGLVPSRLAATLYQQFEQASGPGPGETGPAGRHAVQQALVRVSAREKVSLGALLELFVQLARLDPSLPAPPDLGEFATHRVDAREARVLLGDRPGVPFETSPFSTLVRPVDVAWRAHTTGIPPAEIEAVVRRFAPLGYRLAGPELPYLLDEPQLAALSRDVDAQPPFLPPDPIGLRHLVRLAARREETVGATASWLTEWAGPLGVEVADPGPLASFPPPAWCGPLPAQRPGAGDAVMTVWELLRVFERLGNTVVPPGDLPAVQALADAGLVERRAVDTVRAWYAGPGSARPLLRQGQPQLLNMVRNRWRFPTLAGSIGRHDRLSPASLVGLAAAYQESVGTIAELLRSQAPGYGFEVPEVPEAVAGLKPNGSVRDVLCDGGRWGSFVSLRDLTVIADSHGLDLATAAAELNAYAPLGAPTVPVPPGFVRPAYPGERDTAAEHALLQSCLEGSWTLPPLGLVVAAARLGCGLRETYRRLGPFTGVGLELPYPEPDRDRVPDWRDVVLLTVRLTGREPVLSGEIRLDHLDLAAEETDLTVDEVRARLADYAPLFGFRPPPHERT from the coding sequence ATGACCGCCGGGCGACGGCGGGCCCTGCTGATCGCGGTGCCCGGCTACCCACAGCTGGAACGGGTGGAGGAGCTGAAGGACCACTTCCCGGCCCTGCCCTTCACCGTGCAGGACGTCGCGACCCTGCGCGCCACCCTGCTGCGCAGCGGCTACCCGCCCGAGCACGTCACCGTGCTCGACGACGAGGACACGACCGGCGAGGGCGGCGTCCGCGACGAACTGGGCCGGTTCCTGAACTCTTTGGAGGACGGCGACACCGGCCTCGTCTACTTCTCCGGCCACGGCGTCCGGTTCGGCGAGACCGACTACCTCGTGCCCAGCGACATCCGCGCGGGCTGGGGCCGTGCCGGAGAGCGCACTCTCGGCCCGCACGGCCTCATCGAGATCGCCCCCGACGACCTGCTCGCCCCCTTGCGCTCCAGCGCCACGGTGCTGCTCTGCCTCGACGCCTGCCGCAGCAGCGGAGACGTCCCGCCGCCCGCCTTCGACGCGATCACGATCGGCCGGCACTGGGACAACGTCGCCCTGCTGAGCGCCTGCGCCCCCGGCGAGGAGGCCCTCGGCCACACCGACACCGGCAGCCTCCTGGCCACGGCCCTGAGCGAGACCCTGGCCCCGGAGTCCCCCGCCCGCACCTTCGGCCAGGTGATCGCACGGGTCGAGCGGCGCGCGGAGGAGATCGCGGCCAACTACACCCACCGCAGGCCGCCCACGGTCGACGCCCGGTGGCTGGGCCGTGACCGGACGGGCGGCGCCCACGCCGACGTACCGCTGTGCGAGGCCGTGGAGTCCGCCGGGCCCTGGACGGACGCCGTCCTCAGCTCCGGCCTGTGGGAGCGCACCGACGGCACCACGGCGGCCCGGCGCGGCCGGGCCAAGGAGCACCTGTCGCAGGTGGTGCAGAAGACCATCGCCATCCGCGCGCGGCGGGAGCCCGAGGCCGACCCGTGGGACGACCCGCTCGTCCCGCGACGGCTGATCGAACGGCTCGACCAGCTCGTCGAGGCCGCGGGCGCCCGGCTCAGCCTGGTCGAGACCGTGGTGCTGCTCGGCGCGCCCTTCCTGCGCGAGGCCGCGCTCTCCTGCGGCCTGGCCGCGCTGCGCACCCTGTACGGCGACGGCCCGGACGACCCCGCCCCCGCGCACGACCTGCCCGAGGACGGCTTCCTGGCCCACCTCGACCGGGACATGGGCGACGTACGGCGCGCCCACCGGCAGACCGAGGCCACCCGCCGCACCCTGCTGCGCCGCGGGCACAAGGCCGACGCCCGCAGCGCCGAGTACTGGCTGCGGCACCGCTTCCTCGCCGACTGGGACCTGCTGTGGGAACAGCGCCAGGACGCCGAGCTGGACAGCCTGCGCGCCGCGACCGACCTGCTGGTGCGGGCCGCGGAGAGCGCCGCCGGCCTCACCCTGAGCGCCGACGAGCGCGGTGTGCTGCGGCGCGCCGTCGTCCACGTCGTCTCCCAGCTCGGCACCGGCGCCCCGGCCGACACCGTCGCCCCCGACGGCACGCCCTGGGACACCGACCTGTGCGCCTACCTGTGCGGAGAGGCGGACCGGTGGAGCTGGCGCCCGCGCGAACTGGCCACGCTGCTGCCCCTCGCCGGACTCCTCGCGATCGACCCGCGCCGCCTCGACGGCGTCCTCGTCGACCACCTCGGCCCGCGCGAACCCACCCAGGTCCGGCCCGAGGGCGTCAAGGCCGAGATCGCCGCGAACGACGGCTTCCAGCCCGCCACCGGCCCCTGGCCGCCGGGGAGCGGAACGCCCCGTCCCGCGCCGGGCACCGTCTGGCGGCTGGTGTTCAAATGCGGCAGCGCGGCCCTGTACACGGCGCTGGACCGGCTCGCCACGCGCATCGCCGCCGTCTCGGACTCCATCCGCCGCACCCAGGGCACCCTGCGCCACGGCGACCTCCTCCACGGCCTGCCCCAGCTGGTCAAGACCGAGGGCCTGCTGCCGCGCCAGCGCGGCTTCGACAAGCCCCCGCCCCGGTTCCGGCTCGCCGAGGACGAGGTCAAGCCGCTCATCATGGGCACCCAGCTCTACGGCGACCGGATGCTGGCGGTGCGCGAGCTGTACCAGAACGCCCTGGACGCCTGCCGGGTGCGCCAGGCCCGCCGCCGGTACACCGAGCACGACCCGCGGGCCGTCGGCCGCACGGAGCGCGAGCAGCTCGCCGGATGCCACATCGTCTTCACCCAGGGCACCGACCCGGACACCGGCCGGACCTACATCCAGTGCGAGGACAACGGCGTCGGCATGACGGCCGAGGAGCTGCGGGACCTCTTCGCCCAGGCCGGCCGCCGCTCCGAGCAGTCCGCGGCCCGGATGCGGGAGATACGCCGCTGGCGCCGCCGGGGCATCACCACGGAACTCAACAGCCGCTTCGGCATCGGCGTCTTCAGCTACTTCATGCTGGCCGAGGAGGTCGAGGTGACCACCCGGCCGGTCGACATGACCGGCGGCCTCCCGCTCGACGGCCACCGGGCCAGCGTCACCGCCGGTTCGGGCCTGATGCACCTGAGCCGGGAACAGGGCGCACTGCTGGGCGGCGGCACCCGGGTCCGGCTGTACCTGCACGACGACCCCGAGGAGACGGACGAGGGACGCCCGTCCCTGATCGCGGCGCTGCGCGAGTTCCTGTGGGTGAGCCCGGTGCGGGTGACCGCCACGGAGTACGGCGGCGATCCGGCGCAGTGGCGGCCGGGGGAGCTGTACGGCGACTCGTCCGTGCCGGGGGCGCGCATCGCCGCCACCGAGGGGGTCTGGTGGGTGCGGGGCAAGGGCATGCTGCTGGCGGACGGGCTGCTGGTCTCCAGAACCGAGCGCCCGGAGGGATACGTCGTCAACCTGCGGGGCAGGCACCGGCCGGAGCTGAGCGTCGACCGCAACCGCTTCCTCGGGTACGACGAGCGCCGCGTGGAGGAGGATCTGAAGGAGGCCGTGCCCGAGCTGGTCCGCTCGGCATGGCAGCCGTTCCCGCTGGACTGGCTGTGGGACCTCGCCAACTCCTGGCCCCGGCTCGCCCAGGACGTCCTCGCCGGGCTGATGGCGAAGGACGTGCGGGTGGCGGTGCCGCAACGGCGCATCGACAGGGCGGGGGGACGGTCGGTCGTCGCGTTGCGTGACGTCGGCTGCCTGCCCTCCGACGCCGACATCGTCGAGGAGGAGTTCGAGATCACCACCCTCGACGCGTACTTCTTCGAGGCCTGGCGCTGCAGTGTGCTGGGCGCCGACCGGCAGGTGGAGCCGTTCCCCACGCCGCCCGGTCTGCCACGGCCCGAGCCCCTCGACGCGGCACTGTTCGGCGATGTGCCGGGCGGGTCCTTCGGGGAACCGCTGCACGCCGCGGCGAACACCGGGTGTTCGCTGCGGGAGGCGACGCGGCGCCTGCGCCGGTACGCCGTCGTGGGCGTGCGCGTCCCGGAGGCGGCGGACATCCGGGCCCTGGCCGGCCTGGTGCCGAGTCGCCTGGCGGCCACGTTGTACCAACAGTTCGAGCAGGCGTCCGGACCGGGGCCGGGGGAGACGGGCCCGGCCGGGCGGCACGCGGTGCAGCAGGCGCTGGTGCGGGTCTCCGCCCGGGAGAAGGTGAGCCTGGGGGCCCTGTTGGAGCTGTTCGTACAGCTGGCGCGGCTCGACCCCTCGCTTCCCGCGCCACCGGACCTCGGCGAGTTCGCAACCCATCGCGTGGACGCGAGGGAGGCACGGGTCCTGCTGGGAGACCGGCCGGGCGTGCCCTTCGAGACCTCGCCGTTCTCCACGCTCGTGCGGCCGGTGGACGTCGCCTGGAGGGCTCACACCACGGGGATCCCGCCGGCCGAGATCGAGGCGGTCGTACGCCGTTTCGCTCCCCTCGGCTACCGGCTCGCCGGACCGGAACTGCCGTATCTCCTGGACGAGCCGCAGCTCGCCGCGCTCAGCCGTGACGTGGACGCGCAGCCGCCCTTCCTGCCGCCCGACCCGATCGGCCTGCGGCACCTCGTCCGGCTGGCCGCCCGGCGCGAGGAGACGGTCGGGGCCACGGCGTCCTGGCTGACCGAATGGGCGGGTCCGCTGGGCGTCGAGGTGGCGGATCCCGGCCCGCTCGCCTCGTTCCCGCCGCCCGCCTGGTGCGGGCCCCTCCCGGCGCAGCGGCCCGGTGCCGGGGACGCGGTGATGACGGTCTGGGAGCTGTTGCGGGTCTTCGAGAGGCTGGGGAACACCGTCGTACCGCCGGGAGACCTCCCCGCGGTCCAAGCGCTGGCGGACGCGGGTCTGGTCGAGCGCCGGGCGGTCGACACGGTCCGCGCGTGGTACGCCGGGCCGGGCTCCGCACGACCGCTGCTCCGGCAGGGGCAGCCGCAGTTGCTGAACATGGTCCGCAATCGGTGGAGGTTCCCCACCCTGGCGGGAAGCATCGGGCGGCACGACCGGTTGTCGCCCGCTTCCCTCGTGGGGCTGGCCGCCGCCTACCAGGAGAGCGTCGGCACCATCGCGGAACTACTGCGGAGCCAGGCACCCGGTTACGGCTTCGAGGTGCCCGAGGTACCCGAGGCCGTCGCCGGACTGAAACCGAACGGCTCCGTGCGCGACGTGCTGTGCGACGGCGGGAGATGGGGATCGTTCGTCTCGCTGAGGGACCTGACCGTCATCGCCGACAGCCACGGCCTCGACCTCGCCACGGCCGCCGCCGAACTGAACGCCTACGCCCCGCTGGGCGCCCCCACCGTCCCGGTACCGCCGGGCTTCGTGCGCCCGGCGTACCCCGGGGAACGCGACACCGCCGCCGAACACGCCCTCCTCCAGTCCTGCCTGGAGGGCTCCTGGACGCTGCCTCCGCTCGGCCTGGTCGTCGCGGCCGCGCGGCTCGGCTGCGGGCTGCGGGAGACGTACCGGCGGCTCGGGCCGTTCACCGGCGTCGGGCTGGAGCTGCCGTATCCCGAACCGGACCGCGACCGCGTCCCCGACTGGCGGGACGTGGTCCTGCTCACCGTCCGGCTCACCGGCAGGGAACCGGTGCTGTCCGGAGAGATCCGCCTGGACCACCTGGACCTGGCGGCCGAGGAGACGGACCTGACGGTGGACGAGGTCCGCGCCCGGCTCGCCGACTACGCACCCCTGTTCGGCTTCCGTCCGCCGCCGCACGAGAGGACCTGA